One part of the Corynebacterium sp. CNCTC7651 genome encodes these proteins:
- a CDS encoding UTP--glucose-1-phosphate uridylyltransferase produces the protein MQKSIGQVQDPSRAAVRTVVVPAAGMGTRFLPATKTVPKELLPVVDTPGIELIAEEAAALGAERLAIVVAPDKQEIMRHFGEFSTLRNRLLERGKDEQAEKVSRANGLIHAVAVTQDEPLGLGHAVGCAETALDAEEDVVAVMLPDDLVLPTGVMEKMVAAREAFGGSVLCAFNVTPDEVFNYGVFDVEPADSTVDGVEVLKVRGMVEKPAKEEAPSTLVATGRYLLDRAVFDALRRITPGKGGELQLTDAIELMIQEGHPVHVVVHDGKRHDLGNPGGYIPANVDFGLRDPKYGPALYTAITQIIADFEAEHPEVVRRAEQA, from the coding sequence ATGCAGAAGTCTATCGGTCAGGTTCAGGATCCTTCCCGCGCGGCGGTGCGCACGGTGGTTGTGCCGGCGGCGGGGATGGGCACGAGGTTCCTCCCGGCCACCAAAACGGTGCCGAAGGAACTCCTGCCGGTAGTCGACACCCCAGGTATTGAACTCATCGCCGAAGAAGCCGCGGCACTCGGCGCCGAGCGTCTGGCCATTGTGGTTGCCCCGGACAAGCAGGAGATCATGCGCCACTTCGGCGAATTCTCCACCCTGCGCAACCGCCTGCTGGAGCGGGGCAAGGACGAGCAGGCGGAGAAGGTTTCCCGCGCCAACGGGCTGATCCACGCTGTTGCAGTGACGCAGGATGAGCCTTTGGGGCTTGGTCACGCTGTGGGGTGCGCTGAGACCGCGCTGGATGCGGAAGAAGACGTGGTGGCAGTTATGCTGCCGGATGACCTGGTGCTGCCCACCGGCGTGATGGAGAAGATGGTCGCCGCGCGCGAAGCGTTCGGTGGGTCTGTGTTGTGCGCGTTCAATGTGACGCCGGATGAGGTGTTCAACTACGGCGTGTTCGATGTGGAACCCGCTGACAGCACCGTTGACGGCGTTGAAGTGCTCAAGGTGCGCGGCATGGTGGAAAAGCCTGCGAAGGAGGAAGCCCCGTCGACGCTGGTGGCTACTGGGCGCTACTTGTTGGATCGTGCGGTGTTTGACGCGCTTCGTCGGATTACCCCGGGTAAAGGCGGCGAGTTGCAGCTCACGGATGCGATTGAACTCATGATCCAGGAAGGCCACCCGGTGCATGTGGTGGTGCACGACGGGAAGCGCCACGACCTGGGTAACCCGGGCGGCTACATCCCGGCGAATGTGGACTTCGGCCTGCGGGACCCGAAGTACGGCCCGGCGCTCTACACCGCGATCACCCAGATCATCGCCGACTTTGAAGCGGAACACCCTGAGGTGGTGCGCCGCGCTGAGCAGGCTTAG
- the glp gene encoding gephyrin-like molybdotransferase Glp: MRSVEDQLAMVVDAAVKPEPVRVSIADALGLMCAEEVSATKPLPGFSQAAVDGYAVRAVDVGGAVGLGAASDQPREAALPVVGEVAAGSQKPLRLQPRQAVRVATGAPLPTLADAVLPLEWTDRGTKRVSPERPVGSGDFVRRPGDDIQPGDVAVRQGAVLGPAQIGLVAAAGRDKVLVYPRPRVTVMSYGLELVDVDRDPGLGQVFDVASYVVAAAAEEAGADVHRAGIINAEPRQLREVIAGHVARSELVIICGAVGGSGAGAVQDIVRELGEVDTTRVAMHPGSVQGFGLLGEERIPTFLLPSNPVSALIIAETIIRPVIRTSLGKTSTARRPVRARSLRAIESVGGRRGYIRARLMRDADTGDYLVESLGKPSGGAAHLLAGFAEANAMICLPEGVTYVRPGDIVDVEFLQQRS, from the coding sequence ATGCGCAGTGTTGAAGACCAGCTGGCAATGGTGGTCGACGCAGCGGTGAAACCGGAACCGGTGCGTGTGAGCATCGCGGATGCGCTCGGGTTAATGTGCGCCGAAGAGGTCAGCGCCACGAAACCACTGCCGGGGTTTAGCCAAGCAGCCGTGGACGGCTACGCGGTCCGCGCGGTGGACGTGGGCGGCGCAGTTGGTCTGGGTGCCGCCAGTGACCAGCCCCGCGAGGCCGCCCTCCCCGTAGTGGGTGAGGTTGCTGCGGGATCCCAAAAACCGCTGCGCTTGCAGCCGCGCCAGGCGGTGCGGGTGGCCACCGGCGCCCCGCTGCCCACGCTTGCAGATGCCGTTCTGCCGCTGGAGTGGACCGACCGTGGCACGAAGCGCGTATCCCCGGAGCGCCCCGTCGGTAGCGGGGACTTCGTGCGCCGCCCTGGCGACGACATTCAGCCCGGCGACGTCGCAGTGCGCCAAGGTGCAGTGCTGGGGCCAGCGCAGATCGGCCTTGTCGCTGCCGCGGGGCGCGACAAAGTGCTGGTGTATCCGCGCCCGCGGGTGACGGTGATGAGCTACGGCCTGGAACTTGTGGACGTGGACCGCGATCCTGGTCTGGGCCAGGTGTTTGACGTCGCCTCCTACGTGGTGGCGGCTGCCGCGGAAGAAGCTGGGGCGGATGTGCACCGCGCCGGCATTATCAACGCAGAGCCGCGCCAGCTGCGCGAGGTGATTGCGGGCCACGTGGCACGCAGCGAGCTGGTGATTATCTGTGGTGCGGTCGGCGGCTCCGGCGCAGGCGCGGTGCAGGACATTGTGCGCGAGCTGGGGGAGGTTGACACCACTCGCGTGGCCATGCACCCGGGTTCCGTGCAGGGCTTCGGGCTCCTGGGGGAGGAGCGCATTCCCACCTTCTTGCTGCCGTCCAACCCGGTCAGCGCACTGATCATCGCGGAGACGATCATCCGTCCGGTGATTCGTACCTCCCTAGGCAAGACATCCACGGCGCGCCGCCCGGTCCGCGCGCGTTCCCTGCGCGCCATCGAGTCCGTCGGTGGCCGCCGCGGCTACATCCGCGCCCGCCTGATGCGCGATGCCGATACGGGCGATTACCTGGTGGAGAGCCTGGGCAAGCCGAGCGGGGGTGCCGCGCACCTGCTGGCCGGTTTCGCCGAGGCCAACGCCATGATCTGCCTCCCGGAGGGCGTGACTTATGTCCGCCCGGGCGACATCGTCGACGTCGAGTTCCTCCAGCAGCGGTCCTAG
- a CDS encoding GNAT family N-acetyltransferase has product MLAPFRAPTPGWPERTPGLTLNDGSSLALRPLTSRDGEAWMHMRTHDEDWLKPVEPTTHGTWREAHSAAAWRNTYLNLRRLAGDGVVVPFVIEVDGQFAGQVTLGNIQHGAVSECWIGYWVFSPYMGRGVATAACALGTDHAFGRVGMHRVTATYLPYNPASGRVLKACGYREEGFMRRNLHIDGQWRDHHFVALNVEDYPTTAVRRLRDAGRIR; this is encoded by the coding sequence ATGCTGGCGCCCTTCCGCGCCCCCACTCCAGGCTGGCCCGAGCGCACTCCGGGGCTCACGCTTAACGACGGCTCCTCCCTCGCCCTCAGGCCCTTGACCTCACGCGACGGCGAAGCGTGGATGCACATGCGAACCCACGACGAAGACTGGCTGAAACCCGTCGAGCCCACCACCCACGGGACGTGGCGGGAGGCCCACTCCGCCGCCGCCTGGCGCAACACCTACCTGAACCTGAGGCGCCTGGCGGGCGATGGCGTGGTGGTCCCATTTGTCATTGAGGTGGACGGCCAGTTCGCCGGCCAAGTCACTCTGGGCAACATCCAGCACGGGGCGGTAAGCGAGTGCTGGATTGGCTACTGGGTCTTTTCCCCCTACATGGGCCGCGGGGTGGCTACGGCCGCGTGCGCGTTGGGCACGGACCACGCGTTCGGCCGCGTGGGCATGCACCGCGTGACGGCGACCTACCTGCCGTACAACCCGGCGTCTGGCCGAGTGCTCAAAGCGTGCGGCTACCGTGAGGAGGGGTTCATGCGCCGCAACCTGCACATCGACGGCCAGTGGCGCGACCACCACTTCGTCGCTTTGAACGTGGAGGACTACCCAACAACAGCAGTGCGCCGGCTGCGGGATGCCGGGCGCATCCGTTAG
- the glpR gene encoding gephyrin-like molybdotransferase receptor GlpR, whose translation MGSPSLIIVLIIVVWVIVLAPLALGNNKPIRRSGEGYEETRVLLEGGTAPVATRRRPKLTAADVHRHDTSSDDYEVVEAVADEEQVLIDDTKGALRPLFPKRAGSSRVAVIEPIAEAEVAETEQVEETEAADAETEETPAGGSTAYSVIKAADHEDDEDAEAGSSIYELDETYLAPSDFGYADEQAAAGNEDTEADAADDTVNAEDIEAADGADAPVEANEDDIAYAEAHKGRGGWDPKRDERIRADRLKRRQRTLLGLIIACVITLVAAVVAGGWVWVLPAISVALTVWFMVALRRVVKQERALRARRMRQLRRARLGVDTVERPAPAAGERRRAGSVILNLDDESPDFDHLPRYRQPEPERGHFRDERVA comes from the coding sequence ATGGGCAGCCCGAGCCTGATCATTGTGCTGATCATTGTCGTGTGGGTGATCGTCTTGGCGCCACTGGCGCTGGGAAACAACAAGCCGATTCGCCGCTCCGGCGAGGGCTACGAGGAAACTCGCGTGCTGCTGGAAGGCGGCACCGCGCCCGTCGCCACCCGCCGCCGCCCCAAGCTCACCGCCGCTGACGTGCACCGCCACGACACGTCCTCCGACGACTACGAGGTCGTAGAGGCCGTGGCCGATGAGGAGCAGGTGCTTATCGACGACACCAAGGGAGCACTGCGCCCCCTCTTTCCCAAGCGCGCAGGCAGCTCGCGCGTAGCCGTGATCGAGCCCATTGCTGAGGCTGAGGTTGCGGAGACCGAGCAGGTTGAGGAGACCGAGGCGGCGGATGCCGAGACCGAGGAGACCCCTGCTGGCGGCTCCACCGCGTACTCCGTGATCAAAGCGGCGGACCACGAGGACGACGAGGATGCAGAGGCTGGCTCCTCCATCTACGAGCTCGACGAGACCTACCTTGCGCCGTCCGATTTCGGTTACGCGGACGAGCAGGCAGCCGCGGGCAACGAGGACACCGAGGCCGATGCCGCGGACGACACCGTTAACGCTGAAGATATCGAGGCAGCCGATGGGGCCGATGCACCCGTTGAAGCCAACGAGGATGACATTGCCTACGCGGAGGCGCACAAGGGCCGCGGCGGCTGGGACCCGAAGCGGGACGAGCGCATTCGCGCGGACCGCCTGAAGCGCCGCCAGCGCACGTTGCTCGGCTTGATCATCGCCTGCGTCATCACCCTTGTCGCGGCCGTTGTTGCCGGCGGCTGGGTGTGGGTGCTGCCTGCGATCTCTGTCGCGCTCACAGTGTGGTTCATGGTTGCGCTGCGTCGCGTGGTCAAGCAGGAGCGGGCACTCCGCGCACGCCGGATGCGCCAGCTGCGCCGCGCACGCTTGGGGGTGGATACGGTGGAGCGCCCTGCGCCGGCCGCGGGGGAGCGTCGCCGCGCGGGATCCGTCATCCTGAACTTGGACGATGAGAGCCCGGATTTCGACCACCTGCCGCGTTACCGCCAGCCGGAGCCGGAGCGCGGCCACTTCCGCGACGAGCGCGTGGCCTAA
- a CDS encoding metal-sensitive transcriptional regulator — MSSEPTHCAYMSDKDRYIARLKRIEGQTRGLQRMIEEEKYCIDILTQISAVNSALETVAVSLLRDHLRHCVTEAVKNDEGIEEKIAEATAAITRMLKS; from the coding sequence ATGTCATCTGAACCCACCCACTGCGCCTACATGAGCGACAAAGACCGCTACATAGCCAGACTCAAGCGCATCGAGGGGCAGACACGGGGCCTCCAGCGCATGATCGAGGAGGAAAAGTACTGCATCGACATTCTCACTCAGATCAGCGCGGTCAACTCAGCCCTGGAAACGGTCGCGGTGTCGCTGCTCCGAGACCACCTCAGGCATTGCGTCACCGAGGCAGTGAAAAATGACGAAGGCATCGAGGAGAAAATTGCCGAAGCGACCGCGGCCATCACCAGGATGCTTAAATCCTAA